One segment of Megachile rotundata isolate GNS110a chromosome 4, iyMegRotu1, whole genome shotgun sequence DNA contains the following:
- the LOC100881621 gene encoding ATPase family AAA domain-containing protein 2 isoform X7 — MSDDDAALDSMDTEEDIFTPRIRSLGSNVRRVKNLRTLRSNSTSHISVNNLSVRRSTRNRMQTYDNLNTSWILGTQTLKGYPMFQQHGSSSDKEMVDEVPERKRDLRDRMPLRSRENHPPNKNSTRHIRERTEHDRQSNRELRGRGDRDIREKTEQEKDIRHLKDRQDRERDRTETEHKDKIETRSKSNEEKDIRARKSDSPSRLKDGPVTRLGGSLSEKDMKPKVEQDEADEDSLPESEKAENNDNYENEDGYEDMYTRIKRTRRKAQRQLPRGKKLAVVDSDLSESSDSPGPRKYSLRQKKPTVDRFQANVEPVRRSIKALRSVLSNSMRRRKHRSKSTSSSDSSDSEPQRYDKKKSKKARQSAIPQGGPPDRKADINPITLDTNIRFNDVGGLESHIHCLKEMVVFPMMYPDVFERFHITPPKGVLFHGPPGTGKTLIARALANECSQGSRKMSFFMRKGADCLSKWVGESERQLRLLFEQAQLMKPSIIFFDEIDGLAPVRSTKQDQIHASIVSTLLALMDGLSDRGEVIVIGATNRIDAIDPALRRPGRFDRELFFPLPSKKERLEILKIHVSKWKNPPSDQLLETLAEKATGYCGSDLRALCTEAVLQGLRRTYPQIYMTSNRLLLDPERVEVKKRDFLQASSILVPSSQRVSPCARRKLQPFIEPLLGPLLEELLCSIKGIFPQGVNPAMAKVKATKGIHRPRLLISGGNLSEGQGPHLAQALLYHMEHLPVQTLDVSILFAESGRSPEETCVQVFNEAARNVPSIIYIRSIDQWWPLVPETVKAVFLCRIAALDPSLPILILATSDRTYQDLPIQLRGLFSELRGEVYSMKTPTAEQRSKFFRPIFMIQSLKPPKVKDDKIEVLEELPLAPDPLPKKLTEEEKKVIYEKEEVSLRELRIFLREICAKLARNRQFFMFTKPVDTEEVPDYNMIIKQPMDLETMMTKIDMHCYLCARDFLDDIDLICKNALEYNPDSLRDRPSLGILKRDPADKLIRHRACSLRDNAYALIKAELDSDFEDKCREISKNRRVIESSVNNDTENKSRPKAELVSASERIEKKDIASSSHPLVVNGKRYSNPRKRRIPAWARGYVKKVHKKKKIAFDENASTITSKVCLTNETTSIDLEKFQEFETEANSVLNGHIRLFDNSDSDNDSQTEHSKYAQATPNNNVSDQRIDEIENVEICFMDEDKTIENSGSNSSSRRESMDELSFAIESDSCPTRFDEDDKLLVDKNEMESAWQYTVDSTQDYPVEVLCDIYVQLSRCVGKYAQSYDRKSLPKDLLKEVKRFEEYKTTYDKVHDVANQTDIV, encoded by the exons ATGTCAGACGATGATGCTGCATTGGATTCAATGGATACAGAAGAAGATATTTTTACTCCAAGGATTCGCAGCCTTGGCTCCAATGTTAGAAGAGTTAAAAATTTACGTACTTTACGATCAAATTCTACTTCTCATATATCTGTGAATAATTTAAGTGTACGTCGTAGTACACGTAATAGAATGCAAACGTATGATAATCTTAATACTAGCTGGATTTTAG GAACACAAACTCTGAAAGGTTATCCTATGTTTCAACAACATGGTTCTTCATCTGATAAAGAGATGGTGGATGAAGTACCTGAAAGAAAACGTGATCTTCGAGACCGTATGCCCCTTAGATCACGTGAAAATCATCCtcctaataaaaattcaacaagACATATTAGGGAAAGGACTGAACATGATCGACAAAGTAATAGAGAACTTAGAGGTAGAGGTGATCGAGATATTAGAGAAAAAACAGAACAAGAAAAAGATATTAGACATCTTAAAGACAGACAAGATAGAGAAAGGGACAGAACAGAAACAGAACATAAAGATAAAATAGAAACCAGAAGTAAATCAAATGAAGAGAAAGATATAAG AGCACGGAAATCTGATAGTCCAAGTAGACTTAAGGACGGCCCTGTTACAAGACTTGGTGGCAGTTTAAGTGAAAAAGATATGAAACCTAAAGTAGAACAAGATGAAGCAGATGAAGATAGCTTACCAGAAAGTGAAAAAGCAGAAAATAACGATAATTATGAAAATGAAGAT GGTTATGAGGATATGTATACACGTATTAAACGAACTAGAAGGAAAGCACAGCGCCAATTACCAAGGGGTAAGAAACTTGCAG tggTAGATAGTGATTTAAGTGAATCTTCTGATTCTCCTGGTCCTAGAAAATACAGTTTACGTCAAAAAAAACCTACTGTAGATAGATTTCAAGCTAACGTAGAACCAGTTAGACGATCTATAAAAGCACTTAGAAGTGTTCTTAGTAATTCAATGAGAAGACGTAAACATAGAAGTAAAAGTACAAGCTCTAGTGATTCCAGTGATTCGGAACCTCAGCGTTATGATAAGAAGAAAAGCAAAAAAGCGAG gCAATCAGCAATACCTCAGGGTGGACCGCCTGATCGTAAAGCAGATATAAATCCAATTACTTTAGATACTAATATTAGATTCAATGATGTCGGAGGCTTAGAATCACATATTCACTGCCTTAAAGAAATGGTTGTTTTTCCTATGATGTATCCAGATGTATTTGAACGTTTTCATATTACCCCACCAAAAGGCGTACTCTTTCATGGTCCACCAg GAACTGGTAAAACGTTAATAGCCAGAGCATTAGCAAATGAATGTAGTCAGGGCAGTAGGAAAATGTCATTCTTTATGAGAAAAGGCGCAGATTGTCTATCTAAATGGGTCGGAGAATCAGAGCGCCAGTTGCGATTATTGTTTGAGCAGGCTCAACTAATGAAACCGTCCATAATAttttttgatgaaattgatggccTTGCACCTGTTAGAAGTACGAAACAGGATCAAATTCATGCTAGCATTGTGTCTACTCTTTTAGCTCTTATGGATGGCCTCAGCGATAGGGGAGAg GTTATTGTTATTGGAGCGACAAACAGAATAGATGCTATTGATCCAGCATTACGCAGACCCGGTCGTTTCGATCGAGAATTATTTTTTCCCTTACCTTCTAAGAAAGAaagattagaaatattaaaaattcatgttaGTAAATGGAAAAACCCCCCATCAGATCAATTGTTAGAAACATTAGCTGAGAAAGCAACCGGTTATTGCGGTTCAGATTTGAGAGCTTTATGTACTGAAGCAGTTTTGCAAGGATTGAGAAGAACGTATCCCCAAATATACATGACTAGCAATAGGTTACTTTTAGATCCTGAACGAGTTGAA GTTAAAAAGCGAGATTTTTTACAAGCCAGTTCTATTCTTGTACCATCTTCACAAAGAGTCTCACCTTGTGCTCGAAGAAAATTACAACCTTTTATAGAGCCTTTATTAGGGCCTCTGCTAGAAGAATTACTTTGTTCTATAAAAGGAATATTTCCTCAAGGAGTTAATCCTGCTATGGCAAA agtGAAAGCTACTAAAGGAATTCATCGCCCAAGGCTATTAATTTCTGGCGGAAATTTGTCGGAAGGTCAAGGGCCACATTTAGCACAAGCATTATTATACCACATGGAACACTTACCAGTTCAAACATTAGACGTTAGCATTCTTTTTGCAGAAAGTGGACGATCTCCAGAAGAAACCTGTGTGCAG GTATTTAATGAAGCTGCCAGAAATGTACCGTCCATAATTTatattcgatcgatcgatcagtGGTGGCCACTTGTACCTGAAACTGTAAAAGCAGTTTTCTTGTGTCGTATCGCAGCGCTTGATCCTTCATTACCCATCTTAATTTTAGCCACAAGTGATAGAACATATCAAGATCTTCCGATTCAGTTACGAGGCCTCTTCAGTGAATTACGCGGAGAAGTTTATTCTATGAAAACACCAACAGCAGAACAAAGATCGAAATTCTTCCGACCTATTTTTATGATTCAGAGTTTGAAGCCACCGAAGGTAAAAGACGACAAGATAGAAGTTTTGGAAGAACTTCCTCTAGCACCAGATCCTTTACCAAAGAAATTAACAGAAGAGGAAAAGAAAGTGATATACGAAAAAGAGGAAGTGTCGCTAAGAGAATTAAGAATTTTCTTGCGAGAAATTTGTGCAAAACTTGCAAGAAATAGACA ATTTTTTATGTTTACAAAGCCTGTAGACACGGAAGAAGTACCCGAttataatatgataataaaacAACCAATGGATTTAGAAACAATGATGACGAAGATTGATATGCATTGTTATCTCTGTGCTCGAGATTTTCTTGATGATATCGACCTAATATGTAAAAATGCTTTGGAATACAATCCAGATAG CTTACGTGATAGGCCCTCCCTTGGAATATTAAAGAG GGACCCGGCAGACAAATTAATAAGGCATCGTGCATGTTCCCTTCGTGATAATGCGTATGCGTTAATAAAAGCAGAATTAGATTCCGATTTTGAAGATAAGTGtcgtgaaatttcgaaaaatcgTAGGGTTATTGAAAGTTCTGTTAACAATGACACGGAAAACAAAAGTCGACCAAAAGCGGAACTTGTATCTGCATCTGAAAGAATAGAGAAAAAGGATATTGCGAGTTCTAGTCATCCTCTTGTTGTAAATGGAAAGAGGTATTCCAATCCTAGGAAACGTAGAATACCAGCTTGGGCAAGGGGCTACGTTAAAAAAGtacataaaaagaaaaagatcgCATTCGATGAAAATGCAAGTACGATCACTAGCAAGGTCTGCTTAACCAATGAAACTACTAGCATCGATTTAgagaaattccaagaattcgaaACCGAAGCAAATAGTGTTTTAAATGGTCATATACGTCTGTTTGATAATTCAGATTCTGATAATGATTCACAAACTGAGCATTCGAAGTATGCACAAGCAACTCCAAACAATAATGTTTCCGATCAACGCattgatgaaattgaaaatgtggaGATATGTTTTATGGATGAAGATAAGACCATAGAAAATAGCGGATCTAATTCTTCATCCAGACGAGAAAGTATGGATGAATTGTCGTTTGCTATCGAAAGCGATTCTTGTCCTACCAGATTCGACGAAGATGACAAACTTCTGGTGGACAAAAATGAAATGGAAAGCGCATGGCAATATACTGTTGACAGTACACAAGATTATCCAGTCGAAGTATTATGTGACATTTATGTGCAACTGAGTCGGTGTGTAGGGAAATATGCTCAGAGTTATGATAGAAAATCACTGCCAaag GATTTGCTCAAGGAGGTGAAAAGGTTTGAGGAATACAAGACAACGTACGACAAAGTTCATGATGTTGCGAATCAAACTGATATAGTATAA
- the LOC100881621 gene encoding ATPase family AAA domain-containing protein 2 isoform X8 has translation MFQQHGSSSDKEMVDEVPERKRDLRDRMPLRSRENHPPNKNSTRHIRERTEHDRQSNRELRGRGDRDIREKTEQEKDIRHLKDRQDRERDRTETEHKDKIETRSKSNEEKDIRARKSDSPSRLKDGPVTRLGGSLSEKDMKPKVEQDEADEDSLPESEKAENNDNYENEDGYEDMYTRIKRTRRKAQRQLPRGKKLAVVDSDLSESSDSPGPRKYSLRQKKPTVDRFQANVEPVRRSIKALRSVLSNSMRRRKHRSKSTSSSDSSDSEPQRYDKKKSKKARQSAIPQGGPPDRKADINPITLDTNIRFNDVGGLESHIHCLKEMVVFPMMYPDVFERFHITPPKGVLFHGPPGTGKTLIARALANECSQGSRKMSFFMRKGADCLSKWVGESERQLRLLFEQAQLMKPSIIFFDEIDGLAPVRSTKQDQIHASIVSTLLALMDGLSDRGEVIVIGATNRIDAIDPALRRPGRFDRELFFPLPSKKERLEILKIHVSKWKNPPSDQLLETLAEKATGYCGSDLRALCTEAVLQGLRRTYPQIYMTSNRLLLDPERVEVKKRDFLQASSILVPSSQRVSPCARRKLQPFIEPLLGPLLEELLCSIKGIFPQGVNPAMAKVKATKGIHRPRLLISGGNLSEGQGPHLAQALLYHMEHLPVQTLDVSILFAESGRSPEETCVQVFNEAARNVPSIIYIRSIDQWWPLVPETVKAVFLCRIAALDPSLPILILATSDRTYQDLPIQLRGLFSELRGEVYSMKTPTAEQRSKFFRPIFMIQSLKPPKVKDDKIEVLEELPLAPDPLPKKLTEEEKKVIYEKEEVSLRELRIFLREICAKLARNRQFFMFTKPVDTEEVPDYNMIIKQPMDLETMMTKIDMHCYLCARDFLDDIDLICKNALEYNPDSLRDRPSLGILKRDPADKLIRHRACSLRDNAYALIKAELDSDFEDKCREISKNRRVIESSVNNDTENKSRPKAELVSASERIEKKDIASSSHPLVVNGKRYSNPRKRRIPAWARGYVKKVHKKKKIAFDENASTITSKVCLTNETTSIDLEKFQEFETEANSVLNGHIRLFDNSDSDNDSQTEHSKYAQATPNNNVSDQRIDEIENVEICFMDEDKTIENSGSNSSSRRESMDELSFAIESDSCPTRFDEDDKLLVDKNEMESAWQYTVDSTQDYPVEVLCDIYVQLSRCVGKYAQSYDRKSLPKDLLKEVKRFEEYKTTYDKVHDVANQTDIV, from the exons ATGTTTCAACAACATGGTTCTTCATCTGATAAAGAGATGGTGGATGAAGTACCTGAAAGAAAACGTGATCTTCGAGACCGTATGCCCCTTAGATCACGTGAAAATCATCCtcctaataaaaattcaacaagACATATTAGGGAAAGGACTGAACATGATCGACAAAGTAATAGAGAACTTAGAGGTAGAGGTGATCGAGATATTAGAGAAAAAACAGAACAAGAAAAAGATATTAGACATCTTAAAGACAGACAAGATAGAGAAAGGGACAGAACAGAAACAGAACATAAAGATAAAATAGAAACCAGAAGTAAATCAAATGAAGAGAAAGATATAAG AGCACGGAAATCTGATAGTCCAAGTAGACTTAAGGACGGCCCTGTTACAAGACTTGGTGGCAGTTTAAGTGAAAAAGATATGAAACCTAAAGTAGAACAAGATGAAGCAGATGAAGATAGCTTACCAGAAAGTGAAAAAGCAGAAAATAACGATAATTATGAAAATGAAGAT GGTTATGAGGATATGTATACACGTATTAAACGAACTAGAAGGAAAGCACAGCGCCAATTACCAAGGGGTAAGAAACTTGCAG tggTAGATAGTGATTTAAGTGAATCTTCTGATTCTCCTGGTCCTAGAAAATACAGTTTACGTCAAAAAAAACCTACTGTAGATAGATTTCAAGCTAACGTAGAACCAGTTAGACGATCTATAAAAGCACTTAGAAGTGTTCTTAGTAATTCAATGAGAAGACGTAAACATAGAAGTAAAAGTACAAGCTCTAGTGATTCCAGTGATTCGGAACCTCAGCGTTATGATAAGAAGAAAAGCAAAAAAGCGAG gCAATCAGCAATACCTCAGGGTGGACCGCCTGATCGTAAAGCAGATATAAATCCAATTACTTTAGATACTAATATTAGATTCAATGATGTCGGAGGCTTAGAATCACATATTCACTGCCTTAAAGAAATGGTTGTTTTTCCTATGATGTATCCAGATGTATTTGAACGTTTTCATATTACCCCACCAAAAGGCGTACTCTTTCATGGTCCACCAg GAACTGGTAAAACGTTAATAGCCAGAGCATTAGCAAATGAATGTAGTCAGGGCAGTAGGAAAATGTCATTCTTTATGAGAAAAGGCGCAGATTGTCTATCTAAATGGGTCGGAGAATCAGAGCGCCAGTTGCGATTATTGTTTGAGCAGGCTCAACTAATGAAACCGTCCATAATAttttttgatgaaattgatggccTTGCACCTGTTAGAAGTACGAAACAGGATCAAATTCATGCTAGCATTGTGTCTACTCTTTTAGCTCTTATGGATGGCCTCAGCGATAGGGGAGAg GTTATTGTTATTGGAGCGACAAACAGAATAGATGCTATTGATCCAGCATTACGCAGACCCGGTCGTTTCGATCGAGAATTATTTTTTCCCTTACCTTCTAAGAAAGAaagattagaaatattaaaaattcatgttaGTAAATGGAAAAACCCCCCATCAGATCAATTGTTAGAAACATTAGCTGAGAAAGCAACCGGTTATTGCGGTTCAGATTTGAGAGCTTTATGTACTGAAGCAGTTTTGCAAGGATTGAGAAGAACGTATCCCCAAATATACATGACTAGCAATAGGTTACTTTTAGATCCTGAACGAGTTGAA GTTAAAAAGCGAGATTTTTTACAAGCCAGTTCTATTCTTGTACCATCTTCACAAAGAGTCTCACCTTGTGCTCGAAGAAAATTACAACCTTTTATAGAGCCTTTATTAGGGCCTCTGCTAGAAGAATTACTTTGTTCTATAAAAGGAATATTTCCTCAAGGAGTTAATCCTGCTATGGCAAA agtGAAAGCTACTAAAGGAATTCATCGCCCAAGGCTATTAATTTCTGGCGGAAATTTGTCGGAAGGTCAAGGGCCACATTTAGCACAAGCATTATTATACCACATGGAACACTTACCAGTTCAAACATTAGACGTTAGCATTCTTTTTGCAGAAAGTGGACGATCTCCAGAAGAAACCTGTGTGCAG GTATTTAATGAAGCTGCCAGAAATGTACCGTCCATAATTTatattcgatcgatcgatcagtGGTGGCCACTTGTACCTGAAACTGTAAAAGCAGTTTTCTTGTGTCGTATCGCAGCGCTTGATCCTTCATTACCCATCTTAATTTTAGCCACAAGTGATAGAACATATCAAGATCTTCCGATTCAGTTACGAGGCCTCTTCAGTGAATTACGCGGAGAAGTTTATTCTATGAAAACACCAACAGCAGAACAAAGATCGAAATTCTTCCGACCTATTTTTATGATTCAGAGTTTGAAGCCACCGAAGGTAAAAGACGACAAGATAGAAGTTTTGGAAGAACTTCCTCTAGCACCAGATCCTTTACCAAAGAAATTAACAGAAGAGGAAAAGAAAGTGATATACGAAAAAGAGGAAGTGTCGCTAAGAGAATTAAGAATTTTCTTGCGAGAAATTTGTGCAAAACTTGCAAGAAATAGACA ATTTTTTATGTTTACAAAGCCTGTAGACACGGAAGAAGTACCCGAttataatatgataataaaacAACCAATGGATTTAGAAACAATGATGACGAAGATTGATATGCATTGTTATCTCTGTGCTCGAGATTTTCTTGATGATATCGACCTAATATGTAAAAATGCTTTGGAATACAATCCAGATAG CTTACGTGATAGGCCCTCCCTTGGAATATTAAAGAG GGACCCGGCAGACAAATTAATAAGGCATCGTGCATGTTCCCTTCGTGATAATGCGTATGCGTTAATAAAAGCAGAATTAGATTCCGATTTTGAAGATAAGTGtcgtgaaatttcgaaaaatcgTAGGGTTATTGAAAGTTCTGTTAACAATGACACGGAAAACAAAAGTCGACCAAAAGCGGAACTTGTATCTGCATCTGAAAGAATAGAGAAAAAGGATATTGCGAGTTCTAGTCATCCTCTTGTTGTAAATGGAAAGAGGTATTCCAATCCTAGGAAACGTAGAATACCAGCTTGGGCAAGGGGCTACGTTAAAAAAGtacataaaaagaaaaagatcgCATTCGATGAAAATGCAAGTACGATCACTAGCAAGGTCTGCTTAACCAATGAAACTACTAGCATCGATTTAgagaaattccaagaattcgaaACCGAAGCAAATAGTGTTTTAAATGGTCATATACGTCTGTTTGATAATTCAGATTCTGATAATGATTCACAAACTGAGCATTCGAAGTATGCACAAGCAACTCCAAACAATAATGTTTCCGATCAACGCattgatgaaattgaaaatgtggaGATATGTTTTATGGATGAAGATAAGACCATAGAAAATAGCGGATCTAATTCTTCATCCAGACGAGAAAGTATGGATGAATTGTCGTTTGCTATCGAAAGCGATTCTTGTCCTACCAGATTCGACGAAGATGACAAACTTCTGGTGGACAAAAATGAAATGGAAAGCGCATGGCAATATACTGTTGACAGTACACAAGATTATCCAGTCGAAGTATTATGTGACATTTATGTGCAACTGAGTCGGTGTGTAGGGAAATATGCTCAGAGTTATGATAGAAAATCACTGCCAaag GATTTGCTCAAGGAGGTGAAAAGGTTTGAGGAATACAAGACAACGTACGACAAAGTTCATGATGTTGCGAATCAAACTGATATAGTATAA